In a single window of the Pontibacter russatus genome:
- a CDS encoding HAD family hydrolase, translating into MRKKAIILDLDNTVYPVSSIGDKLFESLFSLIQESGEYQGSFEDIRFRIMRQPFQVVASDFSFSEQLKSDCLALLADLTYEDNMEPFSGYETLRSMPHRKYLVTTGFTKLQHSKIEQLGIGQDFEAIFVVDPSKSELTKKDIFRQILADNHYQPEEVLVVGDDLHSEIRAAKELGVETVLYNHNAEQPEVEDQKTIYSFRELAPYLHI; encoded by the coding sequence ATGAGAAAGAAGGCAATCATCTTAGACTTGGACAACACGGTTTATCCTGTGAGCTCGATCGGGGATAAACTGTTTGAGTCGCTGTTCTCACTTATTCAGGAAAGCGGGGAATACCAGGGAAGCTTCGAGGATATCAGGTTCCGGATCATGCGCCAGCCGTTCCAGGTGGTCGCCAGTGATTTTTCTTTCAGCGAGCAGTTGAAATCAGATTGCCTGGCGCTGCTTGCCGATCTGACCTATGAAGACAACATGGAGCCGTTCAGTGGGTATGAAACGCTGAGGAGCATGCCGCATCGGAAATACCTGGTGACAACAGGTTTCACCAAACTGCAGCACAGTAAAATAGAACAGTTGGGCATCGGCCAAGACTTTGAAGCCATATTCGTGGTGGACCCGAGCAAATCTGAGTTAACTAAAAAAGATATCTTCCGGCAGATACTTGCCGACAACCACTATCAACCCGAAGAGGTTCTGGTGGTTGGCGACGACCTGCATTCTGAAATAAGAGCGGCGAAGGAATTGGGAGTGGAGACGGTGCTTTACAACCACAACGCCGAACAGCCCGAAGTGGAGGACCAGAAAACCATATATAGCTTCCGGGAGTTAGCGCCTTACCTCCATATATAG
- a CDS encoding VOC family protein — translation MTTSYKYGVGISHIEFWVKDLEESLRFYSQLFPLIGWHALTRTSYSCGAHEIYFKEVPVPLHDSLGVRHICFHATSREVVDAVGAWLTNTGGNIIRGPQPMPQYDASYFTVDFRDPNGFVLEVAHTPDIRL, via the coding sequence ATGACAACGAGCTACAAATACGGCGTGGGCATCAGCCACATAGAGTTTTGGGTAAAGGATTTGGAGGAGTCTCTCCGGTTCTACAGCCAACTGTTTCCCCTGATCGGGTGGCATGCCCTCACGCGCACATCGTACAGTTGCGGGGCGCATGAGATCTATTTCAAGGAGGTGCCGGTGCCGCTGCACGACAGCCTGGGTGTGCGCCATATATGTTTCCATGCCACCAGCCGCGAGGTGGTGGATGCTGTAGGAGCCTGGCTCACCAACACGGGCGGCAATATCATCCGGGGGCCGCAGCCCATGCCGCAGTACGATGCGAGTTACTTCACCGTCGACTTCCGCGACCCGAATGGCTTTGTGCTGGAGGTGGCGCACACGCCGGACATACGGCTGTAA
- the bioA gene encoding adenosylmethionine--8-amino-7-oxononanoate transaminase produces the protein MNLAERDQHVIWHPYTQMKTAALPIPIVRGEGAVLYAQDGRAYIDAVASWWVNLHGHAHPYIVRKVAEQLQTLEHVIFAGFTHAPAVELAERLLQLLPQNQRRMFYSDNGSTAVEVALKMAIQYWNNLGTPKKKVIAFRDSYHGDTFGAMAVSARSTFTAPFWPYLFEVEFVDVPVSGKEEETVKQLEAYALGGDVAAFIYEPLVLGTAGMVMYTPEVLDKLLQICRQHNILAIADEVMTGFGRTGRHFASNFVQHGPDIVCMSKGLTGGTMALGLTSCSEAIYEAFLHDDKSKTLFHGHSYTANPVACAAGLASLDLLLQEETQASISRICSRHADFAARNKSLPYIREVRQQGTILAVEFQDSTTSYFSDLRDTLYSFALDQGVVLRPLGNIIYIIPPYCITDGQLDQVYKTILGMQEVVSGDRPYPRPDQTMLHD, from the coding sequence ATGAACCTTGCCGAACGCGACCAGCACGTTATCTGGCACCCCTACACGCAGATGAAGACGGCGGCCCTGCCTATTCCTATTGTGCGCGGAGAGGGCGCTGTGCTGTACGCGCAAGACGGCAGGGCCTATATAGACGCGGTGGCCTCGTGGTGGGTGAACCTGCACGGGCACGCGCACCCCTATATAGTCCGAAAGGTGGCCGAGCAGTTGCAGACGCTGGAGCACGTTATTTTTGCCGGGTTTACGCATGCGCCCGCCGTGGAGCTGGCCGAGCGCCTGCTGCAGCTTCTGCCCCAGAACCAGCGCCGCATGTTCTACTCCGACAACGGCTCCACCGCCGTGGAAGTGGCCCTGAAAATGGCCATCCAGTACTGGAACAACCTCGGCACGCCCAAAAAGAAAGTCATCGCCTTCCGCGACAGCTATCACGGCGACACCTTCGGGGCGATGGCCGTGAGCGCGCGCAGTACCTTCACCGCCCCCTTCTGGCCCTACCTGTTCGAGGTGGAGTTTGTGGACGTACCCGTTTCTGGGAAGGAAGAGGAAACAGTAAAGCAGCTGGAGGCGTATGCCTTGGGCGGCGATGTGGCCGCTTTTATATATGAGCCGCTGGTGCTGGGCACGGCGGGCATGGTCATGTACACGCCGGAGGTGCTGGATAAACTGCTGCAGATTTGCCGGCAGCACAACATCCTGGCCATCGCCGATGAGGTGATGACGGGTTTCGGGCGCACCGGGCGGCATTTCGCCTCTAATTTCGTGCAGCACGGGCCTGATATTGTTTGTATGTCGAAAGGCTTGACGGGAGGCACCATGGCCCTGGGTTTGACTTCCTGCAGCGAAGCCATATATGAAGCCTTCCTGCACGACGACAAGAGCAAAACCCTTTTCCACGGCCACAGCTACACGGCCAATCCCGTGGCCTGCGCCGCCGGGTTGGCCAGCCTCGACCTGCTGCTGCAGGAGGAAACACAAGCCAGCATCAGCCGCATCTGCAGCCGGCATGCTGACTTTGCAGCGCGCAATAAATCCCTGCCATATATAAGAGAGGTACGCCAGCAGGGCACCATCCTGGCCGTGGAGTTTCAGGACAGCACCACCTCTTACTTCAGCGACCTGCGCGACACGCTCTACAGCTTCGCCCTGGACCAAGGCGTTGTCCTGCGGCCGCTCGGCAACATCATCTACATCATTCCTCCTTACTGTATCACCGACGGGCAGCTCGACCAGGTGTATAAAACCATTCTGGGAATGCAGGAGGTCGTTTCCGGCGACAGGCCTTACCCGCGCCCAGACCAGACAATGCTGCACGATTAA
- a CDS encoding VWA domain-containing protein yields the protein MTWYQTLTLLELLFGGLFFGLYVAYLLRVRRVALFFGQRPHIVWFKFVLRHLYVLLILIAMLGPSFGAMKKEIRTIGKDLYIAVDLSQSMNATDVQPSRLEKAKREIQRLIEHFNSDRIGLMIFSDEAFIQSPLTYDQNALQLYTHTLSTGLLPHSGTDYGPVLQLTLDKLRQNDGPETAEQKARVLVLLSDGEDFGDDVEALAAQLREQNIRVYTLGIGTAEGGRIPVGKGYKQDSENRTVTTYLNPEPLLQLAELTGGQYFEVSDQVSEVSRLISAINNIEGELRESKTIDVTANKYIYPLALALFLIVLDVLITVKLIRI from the coding sequence ATGACTTGGTACCAGACCCTGACCCTGCTCGAGCTCCTGTTCGGCGGCCTGTTCTTCGGGCTGTACGTGGCCTACCTGCTCAGGGTGCGCCGGGTGGCGCTCTTCTTCGGGCAGCGGCCGCACATCGTCTGGTTCAAGTTCGTGCTGCGCCACCTCTACGTGCTGCTCATCCTCATTGCCATGTTGGGGCCCTCCTTCGGGGCGATGAAGAAGGAAATCAGGACCATCGGGAAAGACCTCTACATTGCCGTGGACCTGTCGCAGTCGATGAACGCCACAGACGTGCAGCCCTCGCGGCTGGAGAAGGCGAAGCGCGAGATCCAGCGCCTGATTGAACACTTCAACTCCGACCGGATAGGGCTGATGATCTTCTCGGACGAGGCCTTTATCCAGAGCCCCCTCACCTACGACCAGAACGCGCTGCAGCTCTATACCCATACCCTCAGCACCGGCCTGCTCCCCCACTCCGGCACCGACTACGGCCCCGTGCTGCAGCTCACGCTCGACAAGCTGCGGCAGAACGACGGGCCTGAAACCGCCGAGCAGAAGGCGCGGGTGCTCGTGCTGCTAAGCGACGGCGAAGATTTTGGGGATGACGTGGAGGCCCTGGCCGCGCAGTTGCGGGAGCAGAACATTCGGGTATATACGCTGGGCATCGGCACCGCCGAGGGCGGCCGCATACCCGTGGGCAAGGGCTACAAGCAGGACAGCGAGAACCGCACTGTCACCACGTACCTAAACCCCGAGCCCCTGCTGCAACTGGCCGAGCTGACGGGCGGGCAGTATTTTGAGGTAAGCGACCAGGTGAGTGAAGTGAGCAGGCTAATCAGCGCCATCAACAACATAGAGGGCGAGCTGCGGGAAAGCAAAACCATTGACGTGACGGCCAACAAATACATATACCCGCTGGCGCTGGCGCTGTTCCTGATTGTGCTGGATGTGCTCATAACCGTTAAGCTGATACGCATATGA
- the bioD gene encoding dethiobiotin synthase, producing MKSYFVTGIGTDVGKTVAAAILTEALHADYWKPVQAGALDFTDTDTVKSLVSNPKSAFHPEAYRLKMAASPHRAAAAEGIELNVRAIKLPQTENNLIVEGAGGLMVPLNKRFLMLDLVQQLGLEVVLVSRNYLGSINHTLLTAEVLRYRKVPVAGIIFNGEENAASEDFIIKYTGLRRLPSIRQEADFCKEAVAAYAQEFKSAL from the coding sequence ATGAAAAGTTATTTTGTTACCGGCATCGGGACAGACGTGGGCAAGACCGTTGCCGCCGCCATCCTCACCGAAGCCCTGCACGCCGACTACTGGAAACCTGTGCAGGCAGGCGCCCTGGATTTCACGGACACCGACACGGTGAAAAGCCTCGTCTCCAACCCCAAATCAGCCTTCCACCCGGAAGCGTACCGCCTCAAAATGGCCGCCTCCCCGCACCGCGCCGCCGCCGCAGAGGGCATTGAACTGAACGTGCGGGCCATCAAACTCCCCCAGACAGAGAACAACCTGATTGTGGAAGGTGCCGGTGGTCTGATGGTGCCCCTGAACAAGCGCTTCCTGATGCTGGACCTGGTGCAGCAACTGGGGCTGGAGGTGGTGCTTGTGTCGCGGAATTACCTGGGCAGCATCAATCATACGCTCTTAACGGCCGAGGTGCTGCGCTACCGCAAAGTGCCGGTGGCAGGTATCATTTTCAACGGTGAGGAGAATGCGGCGTCGGAGGATTTCATCATCAAATACACTGGCCTGCGCCGCCTGCCCTCCATCCGGCAGGAAGCCGATTTCTGCAAAGAGGCCGTGGCCGCCTACGCCCAGGAATTCAAATCAGCCTTGTAA
- a CDS encoding tetratricopeptide repeat protein, with the protein MKPVFLLLFLVSIFNGGLNVLSRINEYADRAAAAYQQEDYAGAIAAYKYLVYDLEAHDDQLQLNLAHAYYRAGLWSEAQQEYRLLVSHPYPHLRSVAHLQLGNIATKQKKYRQALALYRAALVAQPGSDAARYNYELLKKYIDLHPETPEDNHEAKQDKQENAQEPDSLASPPPATDELEPQPKKKPDADGDTEEETEQPAPDADGQQQQNAGAEGRGKGLNSLDGALEREQQSGSATGDTEGLNPEGQSGSALPQGGSAEGISDSDERAQMRRARLQQMNMSPEKARLLLDAMRNAELQYIQQLPKKSTRTPDHSKPDW; encoded by the coding sequence ATGAAGCCCGTGTTCCTCCTTCTTTTCCTGGTGAGCATCTTCAACGGCGGCCTGAACGTGCTGTCGCGCATCAACGAATACGCTGACCGCGCCGCCGCCGCTTACCAGCAGGAAGACTATGCCGGGGCCATTGCCGCTTACAAATACCTGGTGTACGATCTGGAGGCACACGACGACCAGCTGCAATTGAACCTGGCACACGCCTACTACCGGGCAGGGCTTTGGTCGGAAGCACAGCAGGAGTACCGTCTGCTGGTTAGTCATCCGTACCCTCATCTGCGGTCGGTGGCGCACCTGCAACTGGGCAACATCGCCACCAAACAGAAAAAGTACCGGCAGGCGCTTGCGCTGTACAGGGCGGCCCTGGTGGCCCAGCCTGGGAGCGACGCTGCCCGCTACAATTACGAGCTGCTTAAAAAATACATAGACCTGCACCCGGAAACGCCCGAAGACAACCACGAGGCAAAGCAGGACAAGCAGGAAAACGCGCAGGAGCCAGACAGCCTCGCCTCGCCGCCACCGGCAACTGACGAACTGGAGCCGCAGCCGAAAAAGAAGCCGGACGCCGACGGAGACACAGAGGAAGAAACAGAGCAGCCTGCCCCGGACGCGGACGGGCAGCAGCAACAGAATGCCGGTGCTGAAGGGCGGGGCAAGGGCCTCAATAGCCTTGATGGCGCACTGGAGCGGGAGCAGCAAAGCGGCAGCGCTACAGGCGATACGGAGGGGCTGAACCCGGAGGGGCAGTCGGGCTCTGCGCTGCCACAGGGCGGCAGCGCAGAGGGCATATCAGACAGCGACGAGCGGGCCCAGATGCGGCGGGCGCGGTTGCAGCAGATGAACATGAGCCCCGAGAAGGCGCGCCTGCTGCTGGACGCCATGCGCAATGCCGAGTTGCAGTACATCCAGCAGCTTCCCAAGAAATCGACCAGAACCCCGGACCATTCGAAGCCCGACTGGTAA
- a CDS encoding PaaI family thioesterase: MDATEHCRRLERLYHQANVQQLFGGSSISVSHSKAEITLPVEPAYFHGADAVHGAVCFKLLDDAAYFAVASVVQDVFIVTSSFQLNLIRPVSGGTLKAVGTLRSRSRQLFVAEATLYNEKGKEVAFGTGQFLKTTQPLDSLEGYNAHISCN; the protein is encoded by the coding sequence ATGGACGCAACCGAACATTGCCGCCGGCTGGAGCGGCTCTACCACCAGGCCAACGTGCAGCAGCTTTTTGGAGGCAGCAGCATCAGCGTTTCTCATTCCAAAGCAGAAATCACCCTGCCGGTTGAACCCGCTTACTTTCATGGAGCGGACGCCGTGCATGGCGCCGTCTGCTTTAAGCTGCTGGACGATGCGGCTTACTTTGCGGTGGCGTCGGTGGTGCAGGATGTGTTTATCGTGACGTCATCTTTTCAGCTGAATCTGATCAGGCCGGTGAGCGGCGGCACCCTGAAAGCCGTGGGAACACTCCGCTCGCGGAGCAGGCAGTTGTTTGTGGCGGAGGCGACGCTTTACAACGAGAAGGGCAAAGAGGTCGCGTTCGGCACCGGGCAGTTCCTTAAAACGACTCAGCCTTTAGACAGCCTGGAAGGATATAACGCCCATATAAGCTGCAACTGA
- a CDS encoding aminotransferase class I/II-fold pyridoxal phosphate-dependent enzyme: MSNVLHTMQQKLADRAAQGNLRQLNTTAGLTDFCSNDYLGLARSETLRAYIKAAEQKYSHLPLGATGSRLLSGNHPLFEELEQTIAQYHLGEAALLFNSGYMANVGLLSALPQRGDTVFYDEASHASMKDGLRLSFAKSYGFRHNNVQDLRQKLKFATGQVYVVVESVYSMEGDMAPLQELVKLCQDIGAALIVDEAHAVGLYGEKGEGLTVALGLEQQVFAQVITYGKAMGAHGAAVVGPQVLRDFLINYSRAFIYTTGLPTHALVTLKCAYALLPQLHAEREKAKALAKRLYARLNHIAGVRCTPDGSVILSVMLEEGGTAKLKALALFLQEEGFDVRPVLPPTVPEGRERLRVIVHAYNTMEEIEGLAKAIAKGI, translated from the coding sequence ATGTCTAACGTCTTACATACAATGCAGCAAAAGCTGGCGGATAGGGCGGCACAGGGCAACCTGCGCCAGCTCAATACCACCGCCGGGCTCACCGACTTCTGCTCGAACGACTACCTTGGGCTGGCCCGTTCCGAAACCCTGCGGGCATATATAAAGGCGGCAGAGCAAAAGTACAGCCACTTACCGTTGGGCGCAACCGGCTCCCGGCTCCTGTCCGGCAACCACCCGCTGTTTGAGGAACTGGAGCAAACGATAGCCCAATATCACCTCGGGGAGGCAGCCTTGCTGTTCAACTCCGGCTATATGGCAAATGTCGGGCTCCTGTCGGCCCTGCCGCAGCGCGGCGACACCGTTTTTTACGACGAGGCCAGCCACGCCTCCATGAAAGACGGCCTGCGCCTGAGCTTCGCCAAAAGCTACGGCTTCCGGCACAACAACGTGCAGGACCTGCGGCAGAAACTGAAGTTTGCCACTGGGCAGGTATATGTGGTGGTGGAATCGGTGTACTCGATGGAGGGAGATATGGCTCCGCTGCAGGAGTTAGTTAAACTGTGTCAGGATATAGGGGCAGCCCTAATTGTGGACGAGGCCCACGCCGTGGGGCTATATGGGGAGAAGGGGGAAGGGCTGACGGTGGCGCTGGGGCTGGAGCAGCAGGTGTTCGCCCAGGTCATCACCTATGGCAAGGCCATGGGAGCGCACGGCGCCGCCGTGGTTGGGCCGCAGGTGCTCCGCGACTTCCTGATCAACTACAGCCGGGCCTTTATTTATACCACCGGGCTGCCAACGCATGCGCTGGTCACGCTGAAATGCGCCTATGCCCTGCTTCCGCAGCTTCATGCCGAACGGGAAAAGGCAAAGGCACTGGCGAAGCGGCTATATGCGCGACTGAATCATATAGCAGGCGTCCGCTGCACACCCGACGGGAGTGTCATCCTATCAGTTATGTTGGAGGAGGGCGGTACCGCGAAGCTGAAGGCGCTGGCTTTGTTTTTACAGGAAGAAGGATTTGACGTACGCCCCGTGCTGCCCCCGACCGTGCCGGAAGGCCGGGAACGCCTGCGCGTGATTGTGCACGCATATAATACGATGGAAGAAATTGAGGGCCTCGCGAAGGCCATAGCCAAAGGAATATGA
- a CDS encoding toxin-antitoxin system YwqK family antitoxin, with protein MLKSLLFLPMLCLLHTLASAQAKVTTYHDEARTQVKEVYYMTPDSAIVGYYNRYYPTGEREALMKFVEGKKDSVYTEFYPDGTPKLQLTYEMDVKQGPFKAYQPDGSLLQEGYYENDKQSKLFKTYYPDGTVRTETAFVNGSPEGLVRAYYPDGKLKSEITYKDGNQNGPAKTYYPNGNPETDATYRNGMLEGSHKAYYDNGQLQTEVANVAGEKNGTFRSYFKSGKLSTEGGFVAGKMHGPSKSYYENGQLRSSIVYKNGAPNGAAQYYYENGTLKEEVVSSNNGDDSKTSRYYPSGNLQAEEQLKDKQKHGDWKQYFDAPGKKVKVSETYKANLLTGERLLYHENGQVKEKKEYEKGKIVGLSYEYYPSGKLKSETNHKDGLRFGPYKQYFESGKVEATGQFRNNRETGTWKYYDEAGKVLKTVVYRNGEVVEEK; from the coding sequence ATGCTTAAATCGTTGCTGTTTCTCCCGATGCTGTGCCTGCTGCACACCCTTGCCTCGGCCCAGGCGAAAGTCACCACCTACCACGACGAGGCCCGGACGCAGGTGAAGGAAGTGTACTATATGACGCCCGACTCGGCCATCGTCGGCTATTATAACCGCTACTACCCTACCGGCGAGCGCGAAGCCCTGATGAAGTTTGTGGAGGGCAAGAAGGACAGCGTATATACCGAGTTTTACCCGGACGGCACCCCGAAACTGCAGCTGACATACGAGATGGATGTGAAGCAGGGCCCGTTTAAGGCGTACCAGCCGGACGGCAGCCTGCTGCAGGAGGGCTACTACGAGAATGACAAACAGAGCAAGCTATTCAAAACGTACTACCCTGATGGCACCGTCAGGACAGAGACGGCGTTTGTGAACGGCTCCCCGGAGGGTCTGGTGCGGGCCTACTACCCCGACGGAAAGCTGAAGTCGGAGATTACCTACAAAGACGGCAACCAGAACGGCCCCGCCAAGACCTACTATCCCAACGGCAACCCCGAAACGGACGCTACCTACCGGAACGGCATGCTTGAGGGCTCCCATAAAGCCTATTACGACAACGGGCAGCTGCAAACGGAGGTGGCGAATGTGGCCGGGGAAAAGAACGGCACGTTCCGGAGTTACTTCAAATCCGGGAAACTGAGCACGGAAGGCGGCTTTGTGGCAGGCAAAATGCACGGGCCCTCCAAATCCTATTACGAAAACGGCCAGCTACGCAGCAGCATCGTCTACAAAAACGGCGCTCCCAACGGCGCGGCGCAGTATTACTACGAAAACGGCACCCTGAAAGAAGAAGTGGTATCCAGCAACAACGGCGACGACAGCAAAACATCCCGCTACTACCCTTCCGGCAACCTGCAGGCCGAGGAGCAACTGAAGGACAAGCAGAAGCACGGCGACTGGAAGCAGTACTTTGATGCGCCGGGCAAAAAGGTCAAAGTGTCGGAAACCTACAAGGCCAACCTGCTCACGGGCGAAAGGCTGCTGTACCACGAAAACGGTCAGGTGAAGGAGAAGAAGGAGTATGAAAAGGGCAAGATTGTCGGGCTGAGTTACGAGTATTATCCGTCGGGAAAACTAAAGTCGGAGACCAACCACAAAGACGGCCTCCGCTTCGGGCCCTACAAGCAGTACTTTGAGAGCGGCAAGGTGGAAGCAACCGGCCAGTTCCGGAACAACAGGGAGACCGGCACCTGGAAATATTACGACGAAGCCGGCAAAGTGCTGAAGACCGTAGTGTACCGGAATGGAGAGGTGGTAGAAGAGAAATAA
- the bioB gene encoding biotin synthase BioB, which translates to MTENGLKTDIRTDWSLEEIKAIYYKPVLELIVEAANVHKQYQATGEVQVCTLLSVKTGGCPEDCAYCPQAARYHTDVEVHKLLSQEQVLVSAQRAKEGGSTRFCMGAAWREVRDNRDFDKVLDMVKGVNDMGLEVCCTLGMVNEYQAERLKEAGLYAYNHNLDTSEEHYDKIITTRTYDDRLGTINNVRKAGISVCSGGIIGLGETDEDRIGMLYTLSTLEQHPESVPVNALVPVKGTPLENQPRVSVWEMVRMIATARILMPKTMVRLSAGREQMDVTEQALCFLAGANSIFTGEKLLTTPNPDFDQDKAMFQLLGLSPRKSFKEETQTVC; encoded by the coding sequence ATGACCGAAAACGGACTGAAAACTGACATCCGCACCGACTGGAGCCTGGAGGAGATAAAGGCCATATACTACAAACCAGTGCTGGAACTGATAGTGGAGGCGGCCAACGTACACAAGCAATACCAGGCCACCGGCGAGGTGCAGGTGTGTACCCTCCTGTCCGTTAAAACAGGCGGCTGCCCCGAGGATTGCGCTTACTGCCCGCAGGCGGCCCGCTACCACACCGATGTGGAGGTACACAAGCTGCTGAGCCAGGAGCAGGTGCTGGTCTCTGCCCAGCGGGCGAAAGAAGGCGGCTCCACCCGTTTCTGCATGGGCGCCGCCTGGCGCGAGGTGCGCGACAACCGCGACTTCGACAAGGTGCTGGACATGGTGAAGGGCGTGAACGACATGGGGCTGGAGGTTTGCTGCACGCTGGGCATGGTGAACGAGTACCAGGCAGAGCGCCTGAAAGAAGCCGGCCTGTACGCCTACAACCACAACCTCGACACGTCTGAAGAACACTACGACAAGATCATCACTACCCGCACCTATGACGACCGTTTAGGCACTATTAATAATGTGCGCAAAGCCGGTATCTCTGTTTGCTCGGGCGGCATTATTGGCCTGGGAGAGACGGACGAAGACCGCATCGGCATGCTGTATACCCTCTCCACGCTGGAGCAGCACCCGGAGTCGGTGCCGGTGAATGCGCTGGTGCCGGTAAAGGGCACGCCGCTGGAGAATCAGCCGCGTGTGTCGGTTTGGGAGATGGTGCGCATGATCGCCACCGCCCGCATCCTGATGCCGAAGACGATGGTGCGCCTCTCGGCGGGCCGCGAGCAGATGGACGTGACCGAGCAGGCGCTTTGCTTCCTGGCGGGCGCGAACTCCATCTTCACCGGCGAGAAACTGCTCACCACACCCAACCCCGATTTCGACCAGGACAAGGCCATGTTCCAACTGCTGGGCCTGTCGCCGCGCAAATCATTCAAAGAAGAAACACAGACGGTTTGTTAA
- a CDS encoding acetyl-CoA C-acyltransferase, whose translation METKEVYIISAVRTPIGSFGGALASLTATQLGAAAIKGALKKAGIDESLVQEVIMGNVLSANLGQAPARQAAIFAGLGYEVECTTVNKVCASGAKAIMFASQAIMLGHKDVIVAGGMESMSNVPYYLEKARFGAKLGHGEMTDGLLKDGLWDVYNNFHMGNAAENTARELKITREMQDEYAIGSYRKVAEANEAGLLKDEIVPVEVPQRGKDPVVVSEDEEFRKVNFEKIPGLRPVFDKEGTVTAANASTLNDGAAAVLLMSKEKAEELGLKPIAKILGFADAEQDPIWFTTTPSLAIPKALKNAHIDASEVDYYEINEAFSVVSIANNQKLGLEGGNVNVFGGAVSLGHPLGASGARILVTLCNVLDKKGGKIGVTGICNGGGGASSIVIEKM comes from the coding sequence ATGGAAACAAAGGAAGTTTATATCATCTCGGCTGTCCGGACACCGATTGGCAGTTTCGGGGGGGCGCTGGCCAGCCTTACGGCCACCCAGTTGGGGGCTGCCGCAATAAAGGGTGCTTTAAAGAAAGCCGGCATCGATGAAAGCCTGGTGCAGGAGGTGATCATGGGCAACGTGCTCTCCGCCAACCTGGGCCAGGCCCCCGCGCGCCAGGCGGCCATTTTTGCCGGCCTTGGCTATGAGGTGGAGTGTACTACCGTGAACAAGGTATGCGCCTCCGGCGCGAAGGCCATCATGTTTGCCTCGCAGGCCATTATGCTGGGCCACAAGGATGTGATAGTGGCGGGTGGCATGGAGAGCATGTCGAACGTGCCGTATTACCTGGAAAAGGCCCGCTTCGGGGCGAAGCTTGGCCACGGCGAAATGACGGACGGCTTGCTGAAGGACGGCCTGTGGGACGTGTACAACAACTTCCATATGGGCAATGCCGCCGAGAACACTGCCCGTGAACTGAAGATTACGCGCGAGATGCAGGACGAGTACGCCATCGGCTCTTACCGGAAAGTGGCCGAGGCAAACGAGGCTGGCCTGCTGAAAGACGAGATTGTGCCGGTGGAGGTTCCGCAGCGGGGCAAGGACCCGGTGGTGGTGTCGGAGGATGAGGAGTTCCGGAAGGTGAACTTTGAGAAGATACCCGGCCTGCGCCCGGTGTTCGACAAGGAAGGCACTGTGACCGCCGCCAACGCCTCCACGCTGAACGACGGGGCTGCGGCCGTGCTGCTGATGAGCAAAGAGAAAGCCGAGGAACTGGGCCTGAAGCCTATTGCCAAAATACTGGGCTTTGCGGATGCCGAGCAGGACCCGATATGGTTCACCACCACCCCATCGCTCGCCATCCCGAAGGCTCTTAAAAATGCGCATATCGATGCCTCGGAGGTAGATTACTACGAGATAAACGAAGCTTTTTCGGTGGTGTCTATCGCCAACAACCAGAAGTTGGGCCTGGAGGGCGGCAACGTGAACGTGTTCGGCGGCGCCGTGTCGCTGGGTCACCCGCTCGGGGCCTCCGGTGCGCGCATCCTCGTCACGCTCTGCAACGTGCTGGACAAGAAAGGCGGAAAAATCGGCGTGACCGGTATATGCAACGGCGGCGGCGGCGCCTCCTCCATCGTGATTGAGAAAATGTGA